A section of the Acidobacterium capsulatum ATCC 51196 genome encodes:
- the mmuM gene encoding homocysteine S-methyltransferase, which yields MQPLYHDEFLRIRVLDGGMATELERRGFNISGPLWSAHVLDESPEAIQAVHLDYLRAGSDCISTVSYQISAQGYAELSRPDPAFATALRRSVALAEEARARYAQENSRPIWIAASLGPYGAALHNGAEFHGNYSITFDDLVEFHRARLAVLAETGADLVAFETIPSLDEARAILTALTHTPNVSAWLSFTCRDEAHIAHGEPLAACAQLLDSAVQVLALGINCTAPRHVAPLLAAAQSQTRKPVIAYPNSGESWNAATRAWQGRTDLAAEVKDYQTLAGQWFAAGAQAIGGCCRTTPEHIRAVAAAAVRQ from the coding sequence ATGCAACCTCTCTACCACGACGAATTCCTCCGTATCCGCGTCCTCGACGGCGGCATGGCCACCGAGCTGGAGCGCCGCGGCTTCAACATCTCCGGCCCGCTCTGGTCGGCCCACGTGCTCGATGAATCCCCCGAAGCAATCCAGGCCGTCCATCTTGACTATCTCCGCGCCGGCTCCGACTGCATCTCGACCGTCAGCTATCAAATATCTGCCCAGGGCTATGCCGAACTGAGCCGCCCCGATCCAGCTTTCGCCACCGCCCTCCGCCGCAGCGTCGCCCTTGCCGAAGAGGCCCGCGCCCGCTACGCGCAAGAAAACTCCCGCCCCATCTGGATCGCCGCTTCCCTCGGCCCCTACGGCGCGGCCTTGCACAACGGGGCCGAGTTCCACGGCAACTACAGCATCACTTTTGACGATCTGGTCGAGTTCCACCGCGCCCGCCTCGCCGTCCTCGCCGAAACCGGAGCGGATCTGGTCGCCTTTGAGACCATCCCGTCGCTCGACGAGGCCCGCGCCATCCTCACCGCGCTCACCCATACGCCCAACGTCTCCGCATGGCTGTCCTTCACCTGCCGGGACGAAGCCCACATCGCCCACGGCGAACCCCTCGCCGCCTGCGCCCAGCTTCTTGACTCCGCCGTGCAGGTGCTGGCCCTGGGCATCAACTGCACCGCGCCTCGCCATGTCGCGCCCCTGCTCGCCGCTGCCCAGTCCCAGACCAGAAAGCCCGTCATCGCTTACCCCAACTCCGGCGAAAGCTGGAACGCCGCCACCCGAGCCTGGCAGGGCCGCACTGACCTCGCCGCCGAGGTCAAGGACTACCAAACTCTGGCAGGACAATGGTTTGCCGCCGGCGCGCAGGCCATCGGCGGCTGCTGCCGCACCACCCCCGAACACATTCGCGCCGTGGCCGCCGCCGCCGTGCGACAATAA
- a CDS encoding beta strand repeat-containing protein, with protein MALAAFAALTFTLVVSLSGCGSGGFAGSGIVSLSNSAIALDAGQALTVTASVKDAAHLSWSLAQTSCGAQGCGALSDATGSSVLYTAPAGVSTSIKTTLTASVPNTKDTQSAGVTVNPDPTIQGKLGSGVVGTAYSATLSVQGGTAPAKMSLASGNLPDGLSFDASSGVISGTPTKAGTFSFVIQAIDSSNVPYTVTQSETISVTASASTLMVTGGPQPAGVVGTPYTDTLQAAGGQTPYTWSITAGTLPAGLTLDATTGVISGTPTAAGTSTFTVQVTDASGATATAQASIAITVAAPALMLTTTSLPNGTVGVAYSAAIGVTGGTSPYSCAITSGTLPAGLTLSGCTVSGTPTTAGASTVQVKVTDSSSPAMTTSGPETITIAPANLVLTTSALPNGTVGVAYSAAIGVSGGTSPYSCAITSGTLPAGLTLSGCTVSGTPTTAGASTVTVKVNDSSSPAMTTSGPETITIAPANLALTTGTLPNGTVGVAYSAAIGVTGGTSPYSCAITSGTLPAGLALSGCTVSGTPTTAGASTVQVKVMDSGNPKQTANGPESITIAPAALTLSTTSLPNGTVNVPYSATIGVTGGTSPYACSIISGTLPAGLTLSGCTVSGTPTTAGTSTITVKVNDSSKPQQSTSGPQTITIGAAALSLTTASLPNGTVNVPYTATIGVTGGTSPYACSITSGTLPAGLTLSGCTVTGTPTTAGTANLTVKVTDASSPQKTTSGPEAITIAPASLSLSTSALPNGTVNVPYSATIGVTGGTSPYSCAITSGTLPAGLSLSGCTVTGTPTTAGASTITVKATDSSNPVESTTGPQTITISPANLALTASTLPNGTVNVPYTATIGVTGGTSPYSCAITSGTLPAGLSLSGCTVSGTPTKAGASTVTVKVTDSGNPQQTTSGPETITIAPAALTLTMSTLPNGTVNVPYSANIGVSGGTSPYTCSITSGTLPAGLAISGCTVNGTPTAAGSATVTVKVTDSASPAQTTSGPETITIAPATLTITTSNLPAGTVNVPYTGTINATGGTSPYSCTIVAGALPAGLSLSGCTVTGTPTVSGTTNLTVKVTDSGNPTQSSTGPVTLVINPAGALSLTGTLPDAVLGQAYTATLNATGGTTPYSYSVTSGALPAGLTLDATTGTISGTPTAAGASVFTVTVTDSSSTAETATDTYTLNVLYCPTATSVPALTGSPSAACSNNSKLKGPYAYLFQGYDDAVLGVLTYKTASVGSITADGTGIITAGEQDANHQSSNPTGTTVGTTQLVGAYEIGADNTGFVTLTTFNPDGSVDSNRTYAVSLKPPVSPATIYSQGSLIEYDNNHLAGTKGNGTLLAQDKTAFATGIHGSYAFGFSGDTPCLVSCAVGLASGPVAAVGQFTVNASGTITSGSEDADVASTNYPDATLAGSYQPADADGRVAMTLSNSSITDGAFPVDYVAYIVNSNEIFVMSSDKHSAYELLAGTAKQQTTPATYSNASMNGPIVGYENAQVDPGLLGVTLQNVLNYNSATIFRSVANGAGTCNTTDVDVAGLTGLVNSLTGIAGKSTLLQALLGQQETTGSASCQVTSNGRGVFNYPAPSGLINTLLGLLGLPTGAPAPRIFYLVSPGNGYFLESSYAGLGYFEQQTGSPFGLGTINGSYVLHTLPAASLANITATGNFTADGNGNATETLDENVGVGTLNVLQLGTTASTTYALNDSSNDPTQTGRYLLGDGTTVIYAISPTRFVTVDTSALNTAPSVSLAY; from the coding sequence ATGGCACTCGCCGCGTTCGCAGCGCTCACATTCACGCTGGTGGTTAGCCTTTCCGGCTGCGGCTCCGGTGGATTCGCGGGCAGTGGCATCGTCAGCCTCTCCAATTCCGCAATTGCGCTGGATGCCGGACAGGCACTCACCGTCACCGCATCTGTGAAAGACGCCGCTCATCTCTCCTGGAGCCTGGCGCAGACCAGTTGCGGAGCGCAAGGCTGCGGCGCGCTCTCCGATGCCACCGGCTCATCGGTTCTCTACACGGCTCCCGCCGGCGTCAGCACATCGATCAAAACTACTCTCACTGCCTCGGTTCCCAACACCAAAGACACCCAGTCAGCAGGTGTCACCGTCAATCCTGATCCCACTATTCAAGGCAAACTCGGCAGCGGTGTTGTGGGCACCGCATATTCGGCCACGCTAAGCGTGCAAGGGGGCACCGCGCCCGCGAAGATGAGCCTCGCCAGCGGCAATCTTCCTGATGGACTCAGCTTCGATGCCTCGAGCGGCGTCATCTCGGGTACGCCCACCAAAGCAGGCACTTTCAGCTTTGTGATTCAGGCCATCGATTCCAGCAATGTGCCGTACACCGTCACTCAAAGCGAAACCATCAGCGTCACCGCGTCGGCGAGCACGCTCATGGTCACCGGCGGACCGCAGCCTGCGGGCGTTGTAGGAACTCCGTACACCGACACGCTGCAGGCCGCCGGGGGGCAGACACCTTACACCTGGAGCATCACAGCGGGCACTCTGCCTGCGGGCCTCACGCTTGATGCCACAACCGGTGTCATCTCCGGTACTCCCACAGCAGCCGGAACCTCCACCTTCACCGTGCAGGTCACAGACGCTTCCGGCGCTACGGCCACCGCGCAGGCATCCATCGCTATCACTGTGGCGGCTCCGGCGCTGATGCTCACTACCACTTCACTGCCCAACGGCACCGTAGGCGTGGCTTACTCGGCGGCCATCGGCGTCACCGGCGGAACCTCGCCTTACTCCTGCGCTATCACCTCGGGCACTCTGCCTGCGGGCCTCACGCTCTCCGGCTGCACGGTGAGTGGAACTCCCACCACCGCCGGCGCTTCCACCGTTCAGGTCAAGGTGACTGATTCCAGCAGTCCCGCCATGACCACCAGCGGACCTGAAACCATCACCATCGCTCCGGCCAATCTCGTGCTGACCACCAGTGCATTGCCCAACGGCACCGTAGGCGTGGCTTACTCGGCGGCCATCGGCGTCTCCGGCGGAACCTCGCCTTACTCCTGCGCCATCACCTCGGGTACTTTGCCTGCGGGCCTCACGCTCTCTGGCTGCACGGTGAGCGGAACTCCCACCACCGCCGGCGCCTCCACCGTCACGGTGAAGGTCAATGACTCCAGCAGTCCGGCCATGACCACCAGTGGACCGGAAACCATCACCATCGCTCCGGCCAATCTGGCCCTAACGACGGGCACGCTGCCCAATGGCACGGTCGGTGTGGCTTACTCGGCGGCCATCGGCGTCACCGGCGGAACCTCGCCTTACTCCTGCGCCATCACCTCGGGCACGCTGCCTGCGGGCCTCGCGCTCTCCGGTTGCACGGTGAGCGGAACTCCCACCACCGCCGGCGCTTCCACCGTTCAGGTCAAGGTCATGGATTCGGGTAATCCGAAACAAACGGCAAACGGGCCCGAGAGCATCACCATCGCTCCGGCGGCGCTGACACTCAGCACCACCTCGCTGCCAAATGGCACCGTCAATGTGCCTTATTCGGCGACCATCGGCGTCACTGGCGGAACCTCGCCTTACGCTTGCTCCATCATTTCGGGTACGCTGCCGGCGGGCCTCACGCTCTCCGGCTGCACGGTGAGCGGAACGCCCACCACCGCTGGCACCTCCACCATTACGGTGAAGGTCAATGACTCCAGCAAACCGCAGCAAAGCACCAGCGGACCGCAAACCATCACCATCGGTGCGGCGGCACTCTCGCTCACAACCGCCTCGTTGCCCAACGGCACGGTCAATGTGCCTTACACAGCGACCATCGGCGTCACTGGCGGCACCTCGCCCTACGCCTGCTCCATCACCTCGGGCACACTGCCTGCGGGCCTCACGCTCTCCGGTTGCACGGTGACCGGAACTCCCACCACCGCTGGCACCGCGAACCTGACCGTGAAGGTTACCGACGCAAGCAGTCCGCAAAAGACCACGAGCGGGCCCGAAGCCATCACCATCGCTCCGGCTTCGTTGAGTCTCAGCACCAGCGCACTGCCCAACGGCACGGTCAATGTGCCTTACTCGGCGACCATCGGCGTCACGGGCGGAACCTCGCCTTACTCCTGCGCCATCACCTCCGGCACGCTGCCCGCGGGTCTTTCGCTCTCCGGTTGCACGGTGACCGGAACTCCCACCACCGCTGGCGCCTCCACCATTACGGTGAAGGCGACTGACTCCAGCAATCCCGTCGAAAGCACCACGGGACCGCAAACCATCACCATCAGCCCAGCCAATCTGGCGCTGACCGCCTCCACCTTGCCCAACGGCACCGTCAACGTGCCTTATACGGCGACCATCGGCGTCACCGGCGGCACCTCGCCTTACTCCTGCGCCATCACCTCGGGCACGCTGCCCGCGGGCCTGTCGCTCTCCGGCTGCACCGTGAGCGGAACTCCCACCAAGGCTGGCGCATCCACCGTCACAGTGAAGGTGACCGACTCCGGCAATCCGCAGCAGACCACCAGCGGGCCTGAAACCATCACCATCGCTCCGGCCGCGCTCACGCTCACGATGAGCACGCTGCCCAACGGCACCGTCAACGTGCCCTACTCAGCCAACATTGGCGTCAGCGGAGGCACTTCACCCTACACCTGCTCCATCACTTCGGGCACGCTGCCTGCTGGCCTTGCCATCAGCGGATGCACAGTCAACGGCACGCCCACCGCAGCTGGCAGCGCAACTGTAACCGTGAAGGTGACAGATTCCGCCAGCCCGGCGCAGACCACCAGCGGGCCTGAAACCATCACCATCGCTCCGGCCACGCTGACCATCACCACCAGCAATCTTCCGGCTGGCACCGTCAACGTGCCGTACACCGGCACCATCAACGCCACCGGCGGCACCTCGCCTTATAGCTGCACCATTGTGGCCGGCGCTTTGCCTGCTGGCCTGTCGCTCTCCGGCTGCACCGTCACAGGAACGCCGACCGTCTCAGGCACCACCAACCTCACAGTTAAGGTCACTGACTCGGGCAATCCCACGCAGTCTTCCACCGGTCCGGTCACTCTCGTCATCAATCCGGCCGGCGCGCTCTCCCTCACCGGAACCCTGCCCGACGCGGTCCTCGGCCAGGCATACACCGCCACGCTCAATGCCACCGGCGGCACCACGCCCTACAGCTACAGCGTCACCTCTGGCGCGCTGCCTGCGGGCCTCACGCTCGATGCCACAACCGGCACCATCAGCGGCACGCCAACCGCTGCCGGAGCCAGCGTCTTCACCGTCACGGTGACTGACAGCTCCTCCACTGCCGAGACGGCCACCGACACCTACACCCTCAATGTGCTGTACTGCCCCACGGCCACCAGCGTGCCCGCTCTTACGGGCAGCCCGTCCGCCGCGTGCAGCAATAACTCCAAGCTGAAAGGTCCTTACGCCTACCTCTTCCAGGGGTATGACGATGCAGTGCTCGGCGTGCTGACCTACAAGACTGCATCTGTCGGCAGCATCACCGCCGATGGAACCGGCATCATCACCGCCGGCGAGCAGGACGCCAACCACCAGTCCTCCAACCCCACCGGCACCACGGTCGGCACCACGCAGTTAGTCGGCGCCTACGAGATTGGTGCGGACAACACCGGCTTCGTCACCCTCACCACCTTCAACCCCGACGGCTCGGTGGACTCAAACCGCACTTACGCTGTCTCGCTCAAGCCGCCGGTTTCTCCGGCCACCATTTACTCGCAGGGCAGCCTGATCGAGTACGACAACAATCACCTGGCAGGAACCAAGGGCAACGGCACGCTGCTCGCGCAAGACAAGACAGCCTTTGCCACCGGCATCCACGGCAGCTACGCCTTTGGATTCTCCGGTGACACGCCCTGCCTCGTCTCCTGCGCCGTAGGCCTGGCCTCTGGCCCGGTTGCTGCGGTCGGCCAGTTCACCGTCAATGCCTCGGGCACCATCACCTCCGGGTCAGAAGATGCGGATGTGGCCAGCACCAACTACCCCGATGCAACCCTCGCCGGCAGCTATCAGCCGGCAGACGCAGATGGACGAGTGGCGATGACCCTCTCCAACTCTTCCATCACTGACGGTGCTTTCCCGGTCGACTATGTCGCCTACATCGTGAACTCCAACGAGATCTTCGTGATGTCGAGCGACAAGCACTCGGCCTACGAACTGCTCGCCGGCACCGCCAAGCAGCAGACCACTCCGGCCACCTACAGCAACGCGTCTATGAACGGGCCCATCGTCGGGTATGAAAATGCCCAGGTCGATCCCGGTCTGCTCGGCGTCACGCTGCAGAATGTCCTCAACTACAACAGCGCGACCATCTTCCGCTCGGTGGCCAACGGCGCCGGCACATGCAACACCACGGATGTGGATGTTGCCGGCCTCACCGGTCTCGTCAACAGCCTTACCGGCATCGCCGGCAAGAGCACTCTCCTGCAGGCCCTGCTCGGCCAGCAGGAAACCACCGGCAGCGCATCCTGCCAGGTCACCAGCAACGGTCGCGGAGTCTTCAACTATCCCGCGCCCTCTGGCCTCATCAACACGCTGCTCGGCCTTCTCGGTCTACCCACCGGGGCGCCCGCGCCGCGCATCTTCTATCTGGTCTCGCCAGGCAATGGCTACTTCCTTGAGAGCAGCTACGCCGGGCTCGGTTACTTCGAGCAGCAGACCGGCTCGCCCTTCGGCCTGGGAACCATCAACGGAAGCTATGTGCTTCACACGCTTCCGGCTGCCAGTCTGGCCAACATCACTGCCACCGGCAACTTCACCGCTGACGGCAATGGCAACGCAACCGAAACACTGGACGAAAACGTAGGCGTAGGCACGCTCAACGTGCTGCAACTCGGCACCACCGCGAGCACCACTTACGCGCTGAATGACAGCAGCAACGATCCCACGCAAACGGGCCGTTATCTGCTCGGCGACGGCACCACCGTCATCTACGCAATCTCGCCCACCCGGTTCGTGACCGTCGACACCAGTGCGCTCAACACGGCGCCCTCGGTATCGCTGGCTTACTAG
- a CDS encoding ABC transporter permease, translating to MKRLRRLLTRLRNSLVRREQRERMHEEMETHLALLSEEMMRAGHSAEEARRRARLKFGGAESARENYEAERRWLGLEWLMQDIRFGLRMLRKSPGFTVVAVLTLALGIGANTAIFSLVDAAMLRSLPVKDPGSLMALEWHARSRIHVDQYSGFGDCDTSRGAYVGCSFPVPVLEQLQKQKDMWASLTATAGPADMNMDGQGPAKVASVEFASGNYFSVLGVGAAAGRLLGQVDDTADAHAVAVLSYGYWQRKFGGQRSVIGKTIQLNHVPFTIVGVASKRFTHLTPGKTQDLWISIAMMPRMEIDWGAGSRTMQNWWLLLLGRLQPGVSIAQAQSASNAIFRNAVLHAGHPMWRAANDPSLRVLPARDVLNEQRDRLATLLTILMSAVALLLLIACANVAGLLLARASGRQREMAVRLALGARRARLLRQLLTESVLLSTAGGLLGAGVAYWGIHAITAVIPFPFAVAPDGRVLLFAAGACLLTGIVFGLAPALRSTQVDLTPALKQNAGLRPAQGGRRHMLSLGNALVVAQMALSVVVLTGAGLLVRTLVNLRDIHPGFDLQNLLVFEVNPGLEGYAPDKIARVYESLQQRLAALPGVTGVSYSSDELLGDGSWSESMEVEGHPHQTVTLKVLATGPEFFRTMHIALRAGHTFDAADFERTLKDATTRKKQPGKVTPAPLPVVVNESFAREFFAPGQALGKRITEGTSDHSHDGYTAKAPSREWQIVGVVADTRYDTLRHGVEPIVFLPLMSSGAFFEVRTAMDPHGLVPAVRHAAQQVDSNLPLMSGVQTQTEVVDGLLAQERLMARLSGFFGVLALGLACMGLYGLLSHEVTRRTREIGIRMALGSPRSEVLRLVLREGMVLAALGAAAGTAVSLGVMQSLKSVLYGVRAGDTVTMATVIGLLTLVSAMACYLPARRATEVDPMVALRYE from the coding sequence ATGAAGCGTCTGCGGCGGTTGCTGACAAGGCTGCGCAATAGCCTGGTGCGGCGGGAACAGAGAGAGCGCATGCATGAGGAGATGGAGACGCATCTTGCGCTGCTGAGCGAAGAGATGATGCGGGCAGGACACTCCGCGGAAGAAGCGCGGCGGCGAGCGCGGCTGAAGTTTGGCGGGGCAGAGAGCGCGCGGGAAAACTACGAAGCCGAACGCCGCTGGCTGGGACTGGAGTGGCTGATGCAGGATATCCGGTTTGGGCTGCGGATGCTGCGGAAGTCGCCGGGTTTCACCGTGGTTGCTGTGCTGACACTGGCGCTGGGCATTGGGGCGAATACGGCGATCTTCAGCCTGGTGGATGCGGCGATGCTGCGCTCGCTGCCGGTGAAAGATCCGGGGAGCCTGATGGCGCTGGAGTGGCATGCGCGCAGCAGGATTCACGTAGACCAGTACAGCGGATTTGGAGACTGCGATACTTCGCGGGGGGCGTATGTAGGATGTTCATTTCCCGTGCCGGTTTTGGAGCAGTTGCAGAAGCAGAAGGATATGTGGGCTTCGCTGACGGCCACGGCGGGCCCGGCAGATATGAACATGGATGGGCAGGGACCGGCCAAGGTGGCGAGCGTGGAGTTTGCCTCGGGCAATTACTTTTCAGTGCTGGGCGTTGGCGCGGCGGCGGGGCGGTTGCTGGGGCAGGTGGATGATACGGCCGATGCCCACGCGGTGGCGGTGTTGAGTTACGGCTACTGGCAGCGGAAGTTTGGCGGCCAACGATCCGTAATTGGCAAGACGATTCAACTGAACCATGTACCCTTCACGATTGTGGGCGTGGCGTCAAAGCGCTTTACGCATTTGACGCCGGGCAAGACGCAGGACCTGTGGATCAGCATTGCGATGATGCCCCGGATGGAGATTGACTGGGGCGCGGGCAGCCGCACGATGCAGAACTGGTGGCTGCTGCTGCTGGGACGGCTGCAGCCGGGCGTGAGCATAGCGCAGGCGCAGAGTGCATCGAACGCGATCTTTCGCAATGCGGTGCTGCATGCGGGCCATCCGATGTGGAGAGCGGCGAATGATCCTTCGCTGCGGGTGCTGCCGGCGCGGGACGTGCTGAATGAGCAGCGGGATCGACTGGCGACGCTGCTGACGATTCTGATGAGCGCGGTAGCACTGCTGCTGCTGATTGCGTGCGCCAACGTGGCGGGTCTGCTGCTGGCACGCGCGAGCGGACGGCAGCGGGAGATGGCCGTGCGGCTGGCGCTCGGAGCACGGCGCGCGCGACTGCTGCGGCAACTGCTAACCGAGAGCGTACTGCTTTCAACGGCCGGCGGCCTGCTGGGCGCGGGCGTGGCGTACTGGGGCATTCATGCGATTACGGCAGTGATTCCCTTCCCTTTTGCGGTGGCTCCGGATGGGCGGGTGCTGCTGTTTGCCGCTGGCGCATGCCTGCTGACAGGCATCGTGTTTGGGCTGGCTCCGGCGCTGCGCAGCACGCAGGTGGACCTGACACCGGCGCTCAAGCAGAATGCGGGTTTGCGGCCGGCGCAGGGTGGGCGGCGGCACATGCTTTCGCTGGGCAATGCGCTGGTGGTGGCGCAGATGGCGTTGTCTGTGGTGGTGCTGACGGGCGCGGGGCTACTGGTGCGCACGCTGGTGAATCTGCGCGATATCCATCCGGGTTTTGATTTGCAGAATCTGCTGGTGTTTGAGGTGAATCCGGGTCTGGAGGGATATGCGCCGGACAAGATTGCGCGGGTGTACGAGAGTCTGCAGCAGCGGCTTGCGGCTTTGCCCGGCGTGACGGGGGTGAGCTATTCGTCGGATGAGCTTCTGGGCGATGGCAGCTGGTCAGAGTCGATGGAAGTGGAGGGTCATCCTCATCAGACTGTGACGCTCAAGGTGCTGGCGACAGGGCCGGAGTTCTTTCGCACGATGCATATCGCATTGAGAGCCGGACATACATTTGACGCTGCCGACTTTGAGCGCACGCTCAAGGATGCAACCACGAGGAAGAAGCAACCAGGGAAGGTCACACCGGCTCCGCTGCCGGTGGTAGTGAATGAAAGCTTTGCGCGTGAGTTTTTTGCGCCGGGACAGGCGCTGGGCAAGCGCATCACTGAGGGGACGAGCGATCACTCTCACGATGGATACACGGCAAAGGCTCCCTCAAGGGAGTGGCAGATTGTGGGCGTGGTGGCCGACACGCGCTATGACACGCTGCGTCATGGAGTGGAGCCGATCGTGTTTCTCCCGCTAATGAGCAGCGGCGCATTTTTTGAGGTACGCACGGCGATGGACCCGCACGGGCTGGTGCCTGCTGTGCGGCATGCGGCGCAGCAGGTGGATAGCAATCTGCCCCTCATGAGCGGCGTGCAAACGCAGACGGAGGTGGTGGACGGATTGCTGGCACAGGAACGGCTGATGGCGCGACTCTCTGGCTTCTTTGGCGTGCTGGCGCTGGGGCTTGCCTGCATGGGACTCTACGGACTACTGAGCCATGAGGTGACGCGGCGCACGCGCGAGATCGGGATTCGCATGGCGCTAGGCTCGCCAAGGAGCGAGGTGCTGCGGCTTGTGCTGCGGGAGGGCATGGTGCTGGCTGCGCTGGGCGCCGCAGCAGGCACGGCGGTCTCCCTGGGCGTGATGCAGTCGCTCAAGAGCGTGCTGTATGGCGTGCGGGCAGGCGATACTGTGACGATGGCCACGGTCATTGGCCTGCTGACGCTGGTTTCAGCGATGGCGTGCTATCTGCCGGCGCGGCGCGCGACGGAGGTGGACCCGATGGTGGCACTGCGATATGAGTAG
- a CDS encoding outer membrane beta-barrel protein has product MTQWIHFTAILMVFGVAVAVGQQNTADPAVNAPRYDLALGYNYIGANAPPGNCHCFAMHGGFFSAGIHFNDWLSIEGKVTGGHSNDISALGQNLTLTTFTVGPRFTWHHGRFAPYGEALFGAAWGTGSYFPRANGTSTTSASSVAYSVGGGLEYELTPRMAVLLPDAEFLHTALPNGINGEQNTLEIGAGVVFKFGNRTRYIPAPPMHMPAKQVDLSCTQSAEQVPPGEPLEIIAQAITWPGNDAVDYDWHASAGTVQGSGSMVSIETAGLEPGTYHVYGTAHLADDAGVHSDCQVSFTIVPPQKAKVITRTIVEKPATNNPAMLDFEKNIQDAFFDYNQYNLRPDAQSAIAHDASYLESHPDIHITIAGFADERGTAEYNIWLGLQRALAVRRALAKDGIDMGRMNVLSYGKEKQFCSDQTPACFQQNRRAHFMMDPLQKPQP; this is encoded by the coding sequence ATGACCCAATGGATCCACTTCACCGCAATCTTGATGGTCTTCGGCGTAGCCGTGGCCGTGGGACAGCAGAACACCGCTGATCCCGCGGTCAACGCACCCCGCTATGATCTGGCACTTGGCTACAACTACATTGGAGCCAACGCGCCTCCGGGCAACTGCCATTGCTTCGCCATGCACGGCGGCTTCTTCTCCGCCGGCATCCATTTCAATGACTGGCTCAGCATCGAAGGCAAAGTCACCGGTGGTCATTCCAACGACATCAGCGCGCTCGGTCAGAACCTCACGCTCACCACCTTTACCGTGGGCCCCCGGTTCACCTGGCATCATGGGCGCTTCGCCCCCTACGGCGAAGCCCTCTTCGGCGCAGCCTGGGGCACTGGCTCCTACTTTCCTCGCGCTAATGGAACCAGCACAACCTCAGCCAGCAGCGTGGCTTACTCGGTGGGCGGCGGCCTTGAGTACGAGCTCACGCCACGCATGGCCGTGCTTCTGCCAGATGCTGAATTTCTTCACACGGCTCTGCCCAACGGCATCAACGGCGAGCAGAATACCCTTGAGATCGGCGCGGGCGTCGTCTTCAAATTTGGTAACCGTACTCGTTACATTCCCGCGCCGCCCATGCACATGCCCGCCAAACAGGTGGATCTGAGCTGCACCCAGAGCGCCGAGCAGGTTCCTCCCGGCGAGCCGCTCGAAATCATCGCGCAGGCCATCACCTGGCCCGGCAACGACGCCGTCGATTATGACTGGCACGCCAGCGCCGGAACCGTGCAGGGCAGCGGCTCCATGGTCTCCATCGAGACCGCTGGATTAGAGCCCGGCACCTATCACGTTTACGGCACCGCCCATCTGGCCGATGATGCAGGAGTCCACTCCGACTGCCAGGTCTCCTTCACCATCGTGCCGCCACAGAAGGCAAAGGTCATCACCCGGACCATTGTCGAGAAGCCCGCGACCAACAACCCTGCAATGCTCGATTTTGAAAAGAACATCCAGGACGCATTCTTCGACTACAACCAATACAATCTTCGCCCCGATGCCCAATCTGCTATTGCCCATGATGCGTCGTATCTTGAGTCGCATCCTGACATTCACATCACCATCGCCGGTTTTGCTGACGAACGCGGCACCGCCGAATACAACATCTGGCTCGGCCTCCAGCGTGCGCTCGCGGTTCGCCGCGCGCTCGCAAAGGATGGCATCGACATGGGCCGCATGAACGTCCTCAGCTATGGCAAAGAGAAGCAGTTCTGTTCCGATCAGACGCCGGCCTGCTTCCAGCAAAACCGCCGTGCCCACTTCATGATGGACCCGCTGCAAAAGCCGCAGCCATAA
- a CDS encoding PadR family transcriptional regulator: protein MQKKSDVPQGTLALMVLKTLQVLGEQHGYGIARRIEQISGEVLAVNHGTLYPVLLRLEQEGAIASEWGASENNRRARFYKLTRAGHRLLQEETLGWQQTAEIVGRFLNARAEDLA, encoded by the coding sequence ATGCAGAAAAAGAGCGATGTGCCGCAGGGCACGCTGGCGCTGATGGTGCTGAAGACGCTGCAGGTGCTGGGCGAGCAGCATGGATATGGAATTGCGCGGCGGATTGAGCAGATCAGCGGCGAAGTGCTGGCGGTGAATCATGGCACGCTGTATCCGGTGCTGCTGCGATTGGAGCAGGAGGGTGCGATTGCATCGGAGTGGGGCGCGTCAGAGAACAATCGGCGGGCGCGATTTTATAAGCTGACGCGCGCGGGACATCGCCTGTTGCAGGAAGAGACGCTGGGCTGGCAGCAGACGGCGGAGATTGTGGGCCGGTTTTTGAATGCGCGCGCGGAGGACCTGGCATGA